From the Diprion similis isolate iyDipSimi1 chromosome 1, iyDipSimi1.1, whole genome shotgun sequence genome, the window TgtgcattttcaattttatagttGCGTTCATGAGTACATGGATATTTACACAGAAGTACAGTCTGGAAATCATAGCAAGCTGATAGAATCACCATTTGGCGGAAGATACTGTGGCCCTATCCCTCCACGAAAGCGTGTTTCTTTGTATCATGGCATTGCACTCAGTTTCTATACTGACAAAAACGTTACTCTGCCTAATCTATTTACTGGCTACTACACTTTTATCAATGAGTGTAAGatgcattcaattttttcacctacattttatgaatttattcTTAGACGAAAGCACCTTATTCGGTGATATAGATAATGATATCAGTAGTAGTATCACTTATACTTGTCTATAAACTCGGCTGTATACTTGGCTGGAAATACTAGGAAGTAATACGTAACTCCCAGAGATAATATGAATTATAGAGCCTCCGTGTCCTATCTCAGAATACTAGATGAACATGACTAGCCTCATGCAATAAATGTTTCAATGAACATTTGATGCAACAGTGGCAGTAGAAAATGAAGGAAATGATCAATTATTGTTTACAATTAAATCGATTTTGCTGTAATTTATACAACTTACGTCTTAATAATTCTCAGTCACCAAGTTATTAGTTGCGTTACCTGTGTGGAACTGACTTATACTCTTTCATTAATGTGGTTTTactatggaaaaaataatattttggccaggtatatatgtaggtacactTATATATCATGAAAAGaactttaaaatatttttattatgggTAACCTTTGGGactcataaattttttataatgaaaGTGATGAAAACTTAATTTTATTGGATGCTAGTATCTCATTGCAGATATGCGATGTGATGTCAATAGTACGAAGATACTCGACGAATTTTGTTTCCCTTATATCTCCATTTTCCATCATGTCATAACACTGAATGTATAATACTTGTTCATAAAGCAGGGGCCATATAACACTAATTTTCTCTATCACTAAATCAACTTATTTAAGTTTATTGCTGAAAGTCTACAGTAATACTATTTGAAATATGCTTTCATTGCACATCATATTTTCAGCTGAATATGAAGTGGGAACTCCAGCGCCAAGTACGCCATGCACATTTACAGTAGACGCAGCTATTAAATTTACAGGAAATATCTTGTCACCAACTTATCCGGGTGCCTATCCCAAAGATCTAGTCTGCAGCTATCAATTTATCGGAAAACCCAGTCAACGGGTTCGCCTAGAATTCCGTGACTTTGATTTATTCTTTGGTGGGCCTCAGTGAGTAATACAGCTCTGTGTGTGAAATTAACGGCTCACcattcatcgtattttttaaCCGTTTGCTAATCAAATTACTTGACATTCTTGTAGTTGTCCGTTCGATTACGTAAAAGTATATGATGGCGTTGACAACACCTCGGCAGTTATCGGTACATACTGTGGGCAACAACGAAACTTGGTGCTTTACTCCTCCGAATCTAGTCTGTTCGTGTTATTTGTTACACTGCAGCGAACAGCCAACACGCAGAATCGCGGGTTCAAgggtatttttgaattttccgaAAGCTTTGTTAAATtaggtaaatgaaaaataataccatGTATTAGTTATGGATGAGCTTGTGTTGGGAGATATGTCTTAGTCATTTTTCCTTGCTGTAAATTTGTAGATTTCATTAAGGATGACGGCGAACACATTCGTGGTTCAGAGTGCGATCAGAAGATATTAAGTAAGAAGGAATCCTTTGGCTTTGTGTTTAGCCCGAATTATCCTTTTCCATATATACCCAAAATAGTTTGCCGATATTTTATCTATGGAATGCAAGATTCACAACATCTAGAACGTGTGCGACTAGAGTTTCACAAGTTTGATATACCCAAAGGGCAAGCAAAAGGAGAGTACGTACCATAGTCTGTCTATACTCAGATTCCCAATATTGAAGCTGATAATATCATTGATTATCGATACTTTACAGCTCGGTCTGTACCGATGGATATTTGAAAGTATATCTAAAAGGGCAGGAGGCAACAGATTCATACGATAAATTTGACCACGAATTGTGCGGTGCAGAACACAAGCCAAGCAATGTCGTCAGTGATGGGCCACGGCTTGTTATGGTCTTCAGCAGCGGAGAGCTTCAGGGCAACGGATTCAAAGCTCAGTAAGTTTATGCCTCAATTGCTAATACTGGATCGATTCATTggattaaataattgaatggcCTGATTGTATTATCTTGTTACAAAACACTGATAtctcataaaatttgaatatatctaattttatttatactactACGTTCAACTTTGAAGCTTTTGGTTTTGCTCTTTCTGTAGATATCGATTTGAAACAGAGTATCGGATACCTGGAACGGCAGCACCCGATGGAACCTGTTTATTTACGTATCGCAGTTCATCCCGTAAAAGAGGAGAATTCAATTCCCCACGTTACCCTAGCAATTATCCCAGCGATACCAACTgcacttatttatttttagccACACCAAACGAACAGGTTACATTAGTATTTGATCATTTCAAGGTCAGAGCTGACAATGCTAATTCATCGGTGGGATTTTATGGGTGAGTCTTGGATCTTCAATTTATTCTGTATCTTTTACCTTATGTCTGTAACAGAATTAAACGTTTGATATATATGATGAGTCTGGGTAATGAAGAACTGAAATTGATGCCGTCCACGTTGAGCTGTAATCACCTTTTTCCaatagaattgaaatttgccaAGAAGATTGGTTAGAGATATACAATATGTATCGAGACAACACAGAGAAGTTAATTGGTCGCTACTGCGGTATGACAGCTCCGGGACCTGTGGAGTCAAATCTTGGGGCTCTTGGACTGAAAGTTATCTTGCATTCTGATTCTGAGCTTGTGTACAGTGGATTCAAGGCTCGCTACACGTTTGATGTTGCAAAATCTATTTTTGGTGGTAAATTACATACGTCATAACTAAATTTCACCAATGCACTAATTTTAAATTAGTagtcatttattatttatcatcatTACAGTATTTGACAATACTTATTATTTTGAGATTAATATGTTGCAGATTGTGGTTCAAATATCAGCAGTTTGGATTACGGGATGATCACTAGTCCTAATTTTCCAAACAAGTATGATGGGCCAGCACGCAACTTGGCCAGTAAAACTTGTAATTGGTTTAT encodes:
- the LOC124407125 gene encoding tolloid-like protein 1 isoform X4, translating into MASALRHASGSSLVVSAFLLLLLPRTTTAREVIDVVPLRRPDYIPSLPPPLGPFTTAKTPKCDQSFASFPDGPQNGTFSAPTLINPEGESRQCVYTFLAGPEQRVEIVFTSFGLRGMPPDGAAVGELPGCVHEYMDIYTEVQSGNHSKLIESPFGGRYCGPIPPRKRVSLYHGIALSFYTDKNVTLPNLFTGYYTFINESEYEVGTPAPSTPCTFTVDAAIKFTGNILSPTYPGAYPKDLVCSYQFIGKPSQRVRLEFRDFDLFFGGPHCPFDYVKVYDGVDNTSAVIGTYCGQQRNLVLYSSESSLFVLFVTLQRTANTQNRGFKGIFEFSESFVKLDFIKDDGEHIRGSECDQKILSKKESFGFVFSPNYPFPYIPKIVCRYFIYGMQDSQHLERVRLEFHKFDIPKGQAKGDSVCTDGYLKVYLKGQEATDSYDKFDHELCGAEHKPSNVVSDGPRLVMVFSSGELQGNGFKAQYRFETEYRIPGTAAPDGTCLFTYRSSSRKRGEFNSPRYPSNYPSDTNCTYLFLATPNEQVTLVFDHFKVRADNANSSVGFYGIEICQEDWLEIYNMYRDNTEKLIGRYCGMTAPGPVESNLGALGLKVILHSDSELVYSGFKARYTFDVAKSIFGDCGSNISSLDYGMITSPNFPNKYDGPARNLASKTCNWFINVRPNYRVLLNFELFSVEGVQSVRGCPAAVLRMWHMVSAPPLELCGVKSADEKWSYVSEDNNMRLSFISADKAVGQQGFRAVWTEVAMDGDCSGQFLCIVSKYCITKGLHCNGINNCGPDDSSDEENCK
- the LOC124407125 gene encoding cubilin isoform X2, whose protein sequence is MLYHYAGLTTFLHCRRHWDHSLLPRHQMILCSECDQSFASFPDGPQNGTFSAPTLINPEGESRQCVYTFLAGPEQRVEIVFTSFGLRGMPPDGAAVGELPGCVHEYMDIYTEVQSGNHSKLIESPFGGRYCGPIPPRKRVSLYHGIALSFYTDKNVTLPNLFTGYYTFINESEYEVGTPAPSTPCTFTVDAAIKFTGNILSPTYPGAYPKDLVCSYQFIGKPSQRVRLEFRDFDLFFGGPHCPFDYVKVYDGVDNTSAVIGTYCGQQRNLVLYSSESSLFVLFVTLQRTANTQNRGFKGIFEFSESFVKLDFIKDDGEHIRGSECDQKILSKKESFGFVFSPNYPFPYIPKIVCRYFIYGMQDSQHLERVRLEFHKFDIPKGQAKGDSVCTDGYLKVYLKGQEATDSYDKFDHELCGAEHKPSNVVSDGPRLVMVFSSGELQGNGFKAQYRFETEYRIPGTAAPDGTCLFTYRSSSRKRGEFNSPRYPSNYPSDTNCTYLFLATPNEQVTLVFDHFKVRADNANSSVGFYGIEICQEDWLEIYNMYRDNTEKLIGRYCGMTAPGPVESNLGALGLKVILHSDSELVYSGFKARYTFDVAKSIFGDCGSNISSLDYGMITSPNFPNKYDGPARNLASKTCNWFINVRPNYRVLLNFELFSVEGVQSVRGCPAAVLRMWHMVSAPPLELCGVKSADEKWSYVSEDNNMRLSFISADKAVGQQGFRAVWTEVAMDGDCSGQFLCIVSKYCITKGLHCNGINNCGPDDSSDEENCTVVIPPDSYAVPAGCAAGAILIATLFCLLCHRKLKKRPQEVHIDDLQQRVEDQRHCHRHDRLLHHHHHHHHRHHQSHSHSHSHNFNQHHFQQTSPPSGSEAEHVCGDEASSPDSV
- the LOC124407125 gene encoding cubilin isoform X1 translates to MASALRHASGSSLVVSAFLLLLLPRTTTAREVIDVVPLRRPDYIPSLPPPLGPFTTAKTPKCDQSFASFPDGPQNGTFSAPTLINPEGESRQCVYTFLAGPEQRVEIVFTSFGLRGMPPDGAAVGELPGCVHEYMDIYTEVQSGNHSKLIESPFGGRYCGPIPPRKRVSLYHGIALSFYTDKNVTLPNLFTGYYTFINESEYEVGTPAPSTPCTFTVDAAIKFTGNILSPTYPGAYPKDLVCSYQFIGKPSQRVRLEFRDFDLFFGGPHCPFDYVKVYDGVDNTSAVIGTYCGQQRNLVLYSSESSLFVLFVTLQRTANTQNRGFKGIFEFSESFVKLDFIKDDGEHIRGSECDQKILSKKESFGFVFSPNYPFPYIPKIVCRYFIYGMQDSQHLERVRLEFHKFDIPKGQAKGDSVCTDGYLKVYLKGQEATDSYDKFDHELCGAEHKPSNVVSDGPRLVMVFSSGELQGNGFKAQYRFETEYRIPGTAAPDGTCLFTYRSSSRKRGEFNSPRYPSNYPSDTNCTYLFLATPNEQVTLVFDHFKVRADNANSSVGFYGIEICQEDWLEIYNMYRDNTEKLIGRYCGMTAPGPVESNLGALGLKVILHSDSELVYSGFKARYTFDVAKSIFGDCGSNISSLDYGMITSPNFPNKYDGPARNLASKTCNWFINVRPNYRVLLNFELFSVEGVQSVRGCPAAVLRMWHMVSAPPLELCGVKSADEKWSYVSEDNNMRLSFISADKAVGQQGFRAVWTEVAMDGDCSGQFLCIVSKYCITKGLHCNGINNCGPDDSSDEENCTVVIPPDSYAVPAGCAAGAILIATLFCLLCHRKLKKRPQEVHIDDLQQRVEDQRHCHRHDRLLHHHHHHHHRHHQSHSHSHSHNFNQHHFQQTSPPSGSEAEHVCGDEASSPDSV
- the LOC124407125 gene encoding cubilin isoform X3; amino-acid sequence: MASALRHASGSSLVVSAFLLLLLPRTTTECDQSFASFPDGPQNGTFSAPTLINPEGESRQCVYTFLAGPEQRVEIVFTSFGLRGMPPDGAAVGELPGCVHEYMDIYTEVQSGNHSKLIESPFGGRYCGPIPPRKRVSLYHGIALSFYTDKNVTLPNLFTGYYTFINESEYEVGTPAPSTPCTFTVDAAIKFTGNILSPTYPGAYPKDLVCSYQFIGKPSQRVRLEFRDFDLFFGGPHCPFDYVKVYDGVDNTSAVIGTYCGQQRNLVLYSSESSLFVLFVTLQRTANTQNRGFKGIFEFSESFVKLDFIKDDGEHIRGSECDQKILSKKESFGFVFSPNYPFPYIPKIVCRYFIYGMQDSQHLERVRLEFHKFDIPKGQAKGDSVCTDGYLKVYLKGQEATDSYDKFDHELCGAEHKPSNVVSDGPRLVMVFSSGELQGNGFKAQYRFETEYRIPGTAAPDGTCLFTYRSSSRKRGEFNSPRYPSNYPSDTNCTYLFLATPNEQVTLVFDHFKVRADNANSSVGFYGIEICQEDWLEIYNMYRDNTEKLIGRYCGMTAPGPVESNLGALGLKVILHSDSELVYSGFKARYTFDVAKSIFGDCGSNISSLDYGMITSPNFPNKYDGPARNLASKTCNWFINVRPNYRVLLNFELFSVEGVQSVRGCPAAVLRMWHMVSAPPLELCGVKSADEKWSYVSEDNNMRLSFISADKAVGQQGFRAVWTEVAMDGDCSGQFLCIVSKYCITKGLHCNGINNCGPDDSSDEENCTVVIPPDSYAVPAGCAAGAILIATLFCLLCHRKLKKRPQEVHIDDLQQRVEDQRHCHRHDRLLHHHHHHHHRHHQSHSHSHSHNFNQHHFQQTSPPSGSEAEHVCGDEASSPDSV